The Syngnathus typhle isolate RoL2023-S1 ecotype Sweden linkage group LG3, RoL_Styp_1.0, whole genome shotgun sequence genome window below encodes:
- the ubl5 gene encoding ubiquitin-like protein 5 — translation MIEVVCNDRLGKKVRVKCNSEDTIGDLKKLIAAQTGTRYDKIVLKKWYTIFKDHVSLGDYEIHDGMNLELYYQ, via the exons ATGATCGAAGTGGTGTGCAACGATCGTCTGGGCAAGAAAGTCCGGGTAAAGTGCAA CTCTGAGGACACCATCGGAGACCTGAAGAAGCTCATTGCAGCTCAGACGGGGACGCGTTATGACAAAATAGTCTTGAAGAAATG GTACACCATATTCAAGGACCACGTGTCACTGGGCGACT ATGAGATCCACGATGGCATGAACCTGGAGTTGTACTACCAGTGA
- the LOC133151996 gene encoding proto-oncogene vav-like isoform X1 encodes MELWRQCAKWLIGCRVLPETHRVTWEGAQVCDLAQALRDGVLLCQLLNNLLPLAINLREINLRPQMSQFLCLKNIRTFLGVCQNKFQLRKSELFEAFDLFDVRDFAKVLSTLSVLSHSPIATQRGFQPFPMGVDISDDDIYNGLSDHIDDTVDEADDLYDCVEDAEAEGDEIYEDLMRTVEQPAIKPGVDKRECCLQEIKQTEEKYSDTLESILLHFKKPLEKFLQAQDLESIFVNIQDLSSVHRELSDEIRSSVANGAKNLHRVFVNYKERLLLYGHYCSQVETATKHLDKLSGSREDLRMKLEVCSMRANSGKFSLRDLLMVPMQRVLKYPLLLQELVKHTSDPSDKENLRTALDAMRDLAQCVNEVKRDNEILKQITTFQLSIENMSQSLALFGRPKMDGELKICSTEKKSKQERYAFLFDKAMFVCKKKSGETFELREIIALQQYQVRDETGGEKDKKKWSYLFLLLDSNGKCGYDLYFKTRELKKKWLEQFEMAQSNMCPENAVANNHDFQMHNFEETACCKACSMLLRGIFFQGYRCSRCKTAAHKECLGRLPPCGRRSDHSTTARKNRSKGSAGIGLPKMEASQEYFGLPPPPVGFGCPLLLSKGDVVELMRAEVELSWWEGRNLNGGQTGWFPCGRVVPFSCRPTPDLSAFSWFAGNMDRPASKELLVSRSDGTYLVRQKDGGEFAISIKFNMDIKHIKITSCDGLFRINEKKAFKGLVEMIEFYQQTSLKECIKDVDTTLRTPYKQAEQSNDHKPRDAVKAGGGGRTFGIARARYDFSARDRSELSLREGDTIRILSRKGQSGWWKGEVYGKVGFFPANYVDEDFSDYS; translated from the exons ATGGAGTTGTGGCGCCAGTGTGCAAAATGGCTGATCGGGTGCCGCGTCTTGCCAGAGACGCACCGTGTCACGTGGGAGGGCGCCCAG gTGTGTGACCTCGCTCAGGCCCTGAGAGACGGCGTGCTGCTGTGCCAGCTTCTCAACAACCTGCTGCCTCTGGCCATCAACCTGAGAGAAATCAACCTGCGCCCGCAGATGTCCCAG TTCCTGTGCCTGAAGAACATTCGGACCTTCCTGGGTGTGTGTCAGAACAAGTTCCAGCTGAGGAAGAGCGAGCTGTTTGAGGCCTTTGACCTGTTCGACGTGCGCGACTTTGCCAAG GTGCTTAGCACTTTGTCCGTCTTGTCTCACTCACCCATTGCTACACAAAGAGGATTCCA ACCTTTCCCGATGGGAGTAGACATTTCCGATGACGACATCTACAACGGCCTGTCGGACCACATCGA CGACACGGTCGATGAAGCGGACGACTTGTACGACTGCGTGGAGGACGCCGAGGCGGAAGGGGATGAGATCTACGAAGACTTGATGAGGACGGTCGAACAGCCCGCGATC AAGCCCGGGGTGGACAAGCGAGAGTGCTGCCTCCAGGAGATCAAGCAGACGGAAGAAAAGTACTCGGATACTCTGGAATCGATTTTACTG CACTTCAAGAAGCCTCTGGAAAAATTCCTCCAGGCTCAGGACCTCGAGAGCATCTTTGTCAACATACAG GATTTGTCCAGCGTACATCGAGAACTTTCGGACGAGATCCGGAGTTCCGTCGCCAACGGGGCCAAGAACCTCCACCGGGTGTTTGTCAACTACAAGGAGAGGCTCCTGCTCTACGGCCACTACTGCAGTCAGGTGGAGACGGCCACCAAGCATCTGGACAAACTGTCTGGTAGCAGAGAGGACCTCAGGATGAAGCTGGAG GTGTGTTCCATGAGAGCAAACAGCGGCAAATTCTCCCTCAGGGATCTTCTTATGGTGCCCATGCAGAGGGTCCTCAAATACCCTCTGCTCTTGCAG GAGCTGGTCAAACACACCAGCGACCCGTCAGACAAGGAGAACCTGCGCACGGCTCTTGACGCCATGCGA GACCTGGCGCAATGTGTCAACGAGGTGAAGCGAGACAACGAGATCCTCAAGCAGATCACCACCTTCCAGTTGTCCATCGAGAACATG TCACAGTCGTTGGCCCTCTTTGGCCGCCCCAAAATGGACGGAGAGCTCAAAATCTGCAGCACAGAGAAGAAGTCCAAACAGGAAAg ATACGCGTTCCTCTTCGACAAGGCCATGTTTGTGTGCAAGAAGAAGAGCGGCGAGACGTTTGAGCTCAGGGAGATCATCGCGCTCCAGCAATACCAAGTGCGAGACGAGACGGGGGGCGAGAAGGACAAAAAGAAG TGGTCCTACCTGTTCCTCTTGCTGGACTCCAACGGGAAGTGCGGCTACGACTTGTACTTCAAAACACGAGAACTGAAGAAGAAATGGCTGGAGCAGTTTGAGATGGCTCA ATCCAACATGTGTCCCGAGAACGCCGTGGCAAACAACCACGATTTCCAGATGCACAACTTTGAGGAGACGGCGTGTTGCAAGGCCTGCTCCATGCTGCTGAG AGGGATCTTCTTCCAGGGCTACCGCTGCTCGCGCTGCAAAACGGCCGCCCATAAAGAGTGCTTGGGCAGATTGCCGCCTTGCGGGCGCCGCTCAG ACCATTCAACCACTGCGAGAAAA AATAGGTCCAAAGGGAGCGCCGGCATCG GATTGCCCAAGATGGAGGCGAGTCAGGAGTACTTCGGCCTGCCGCCGCCACCCGTCGGCTTTGGCTGCCCGCTGCTCCTCTCCAAGGGCGACGTGGTGGAGCTGATGCGGGCGGAGGTGGAGCTGTCGTGGTGGGAG GGCAGAAACTTGAACGGAGGTCAGACGGGCTGGTTCCCCTGCGGCAGAGTTGTGCCCTTCTCGTGT AGGCCCACACCGGACCTGTCTGCTTTCAGCTG GTTTGCGGGCAACATGGACCGGCCCGCCTCCAAGGAGCTTCTCGTGTCGCGCTCCGACGGAACCTACCTGGTCCGGCAGAAGGACGGCGGAGAGTTCGCCATCAGCATCAA GTTCAACATGGACATCAAACACATTAAAATCACCTCCTGTGACGGCCTGTTCCGCATCAACGAGAAGAAGGCCTTCAAGGGTTTGGTG GAGATGATCGAGTTCTACCAGCAGACCTCCCTGAAGGAGTGCATCAAGGACGTGGACACCACGCTGCGCACGCCCTACAAGCAAGCCGAGCAGAGTAATGACCACAAGCCCCGCGACGCCGTCAAAG CAGGAGGGGGCGGGCGCACTTTCGGCATAGCGAGAGCCAGGTACGACTTCTCGGCCCGCGACCGCTCGGAGCTGTCGCTGCGCGAGGGAGACACCATCAGGATCCTGTCCAGGAAAGGCCAAAGCGGCTGGTGGAAAGGAGAAGTCTACGGCAAG GTGGGCTTCTTCCCCGCCAACTACGTGGACGAGGACTTCTCGGACTACAGTTGA
- the pin1 gene encoding peptidyl-prolyl cis-trans isomerase NIMA-interacting 1 has product MADEDALPGGWEKRMSRNSGKVYYFNHVTNASQWERPAAGDSRGEPDKVRCSHLLVKHNQSRRPSSWREQNITRSKDEAVELIQNYIERIKSEEDKFENLASQFSDCSSAKSGGDLGLFGKGQMQKPFEEASFALKIGEMSGPVFTDSGVHIIVRTG; this is encoded by the exons ATGGCAGACGAAGACGCGTTACCAGGGGGCTGGGAGAAGAGAATGAGCCGCAACTCAG GCAAGGTGTATTACTTCAACCACGTGACCAACGCCAGCCAGTGGGAACGACCCGCAGCGGGAGACTCCCGTGGAGAGCCAGATAAG GTGCGCTGCTCACACCTCCTGGTCAAGCACAACCAGTCCCGCCGGCCGTCTTCCTGGCGGGAGCAGAACATCACGCGGTCCAAAGACGAGGCCGTCGAGCTGATTCAGA ACTACATCGAGCGGATCAAGTCGGAAGAGGACAAGTTTGAGAACCTGGCTTCCCAATTCAGCGATTGCAGTTCAGCCAAAAGCGGCGGAGACTTGGGACTCTTTGGCAAAG GTCAAATGCAGAAACCTTTCGAAGAAGCCTCTTTTGCACTCAAGATCGGAGAGATGAGCGGTCCCGTTTTTACCGACTCCGGGGTGCACATTATCGTGCGCACTGGCtga
- the si:ch211-14k19.8 gene encoding uncharacterized protein si:ch211-14k19.8: protein MQLFHVCLVLAAAVVTTVQEEPRNSTEEPHSDRVFHSPSQAGSDDTSTQEPSGSESGPATPLTGSGSHDSEALQLPEEVGNNGAETSVSHLPETLVLTLETQTNPGMPEGTRGAHTSGRSAFPPVTSAPTRWARLATPAGTTDTIYLQKRGRTSSNEMFRKHTPVLGSTWSRTDLSQSTPKTPRLPDGTEGTARFPGSTWTTRDASMVSGRTQNSSGLEDETGTPRLWSRTSAKTDYVDGMGTTQVLGLGGSPIRTSTPVFSTSSRVLDLSDSKNQTGTPPNTPQAEVLRVGFSENGTERSGLSTHVSTFLSSREVPSSSVSTASSEDVTGRSRDTTQEEVLDLGLSQDVMATPEIPPGGGTILPSRVQTFSGSEAATIGQLRVSSVGDTEDTTGTPGDFFHGQTETASARVLGFGGSRNTDDTLYATPTTLKNPAVSPSLLDVLTQAYPTPTQITQETLVTEEKIVTTRQLIVEVQSASTPLSSATTRVPKVYVVPDQAATIRVETIELLLQIIVEDSSSASGPDLEKETGAWVEPYLRKAPGFRRMLAAWGSGRAVQMLLEFHSVGALLWLSASGASSLLRRTGLDEVARRGRSFRGSEVVNVTLGGLQADVCHWLLGCPAGFRCLSGPANNYSCSSDCHFDFCHHHGVCTHHPGQLPVCRCLVGEDFWFMGSRCDVRMTRARLVCTCASILVVAVAVIGTLAFVAVRRYRAALIQAKVDQTRSSYRRFNHFDELSSRFWPRSASAPSVDSMDNPAFTRSDELLHMRALDRPCCYHDDTLSLASASASSACTSRAAPLNTIYPDSSQYGWCGSELSTGDGVLDSGKASDLSVCSWPVEPIHWTPFPLLRQLAAPRTPHSVRTSRPRSYCEGMELVDMNRSWTA, encoded by the exons ATGCAGTTGTTCCACGTCTGCTTGGtgctcgccgccgccgtcgtcacAACAG TCCAGGAAGAGCCACGGAATTCCACAGAGGAGCCACATTCCGACAGAGTCTTCCACAGTCCATCTCAGGCCGGGTCCGACGACACGAGCACACAAGAACCCTCTGGATCTGAGTCTGGTCCTGCCACGCCCCTTACCGGGTCTGGGAGCCATGATAGCGAAGCTCTCCAACTTCCTGAGGAAGTTGGGAACAATGGAGCGGAAACATCTGTCAGCCACCTTCCGGAGACGCTGGTGCTGACCCTAGAAACCCAAACAAATCCAGGAATGCCAGAGGGGACGCGTGGAGCTCACACCTCGGGGCGGTCCGCTTTTCCACCCGTGACGTCAGCCCCGACCAGATGGGCCCGCCTCGCGACCCCTGCCGGTACCACGGACACAATTTACTTACAGAAGCGCGGTCGGACATCATCGAATGAGATGTTCAGGAAACACACCCCGGTTCTGGGTTCTACGTGGTCCCGAACAGACTTGTCGCAAAGTACCCCAAAAACCCCACGACTGCCAGATGGCACAGAGGGGACGGCACGGTTCCCTGGTTCTACTTGGACCACCAGAGATGCCAGCATGGTATCGGGAAGGACCCAGAACTCATCAGGGTTGGAGGATGAAACGGGAACGCCCAGACTTTGGTCCCGCACAAGCGCCAAGACGGATTATGTGGACGGTATGGGAACAACCCAGGTCCTTGGATTGGGGGGATCCCCGATAAGAACAAGCACACCCGTTTTTTCGACATCCTCAAGGGTTCTGGATTTGTCTGACTCTAAGAACCAAACAGGAACGCCTCCAAATACGCCCCAAGCTGAAGTCTTGAGGGTTGGGTTCTCTGAGAATGGGACGGAAAGGTCTGGACTGTCGACCCACGTGAGTACCTTTCTGTCATCCAGAGAGGTTCCGAGCTCATCGGTGAGCACAGCGAGTTCTGAAGATGTTACGGGAAGGTCACGAGATACAACCCAGGAGGAGGTTCTGGATTTAGGCCTTTCGCAGGACGTGATGGCAACGCCAGAAATCCCGCCTGGTGGAGGCACCATTTTGCCCTCCAGAGTTCAGACCTTTTCTGGCTCGGAGGCTGCAACAATCGGACAGCTGAGGGTCTCGAGCGTCGGGGACACCGAGGATACGACAGGAACACCTGGAGACTTCTTCCACGGCCAAACCGAGACGGCATCTGCAAGGGTTTTGGGTTTTGGAGGCTCCCGGAACACGGACGACACCCTCTACGCTACACCAACGACGCTAAAGAACCCTGCTGTGTCTCCATCCCTCCTGGACGTTCTGACCCAGGCCTACCCGACCCCGACCCAGATCACACAAGAAACGCTGGTGACTGAGGAAAAAATCGTGACAACTCGGCAGCTGATCGTGGAAGTCCAGTCTGCTTCGACACCTTTGAGTTCTGCCACGACCCGCGTACCCAAAGTCTACGTGGTGCCGGACCAGGCTGCCACcatcagag TGGAGACTATCGAGCTACTGCTGCAGATCATCGTGGAAGATTCCAGCTCGGCTTCTGGTCCCGACCTGGAGAAGGAAACCGGTGCTTGG GTGGAACCTTACCTGCGGAAGGCGCCGGGGTTCCGCCGGATGTTGGCGGCATGGGGCAG CGGCCGCGCTGTGCAGATGCTGCTGGAGTTCCACAGCGTGGGCGCTCTGCTCTGGCTCTCGGCCTCCGGCGCCTCCTCGCTCCTGCGCCGGACGGGACTGGACGAGGTGGCACGGCGGGGGAGGAGCTTCAGAGGCTCCGAGGTGGTCAACGTCACACTGGGAG GGCTGCAGGCGGACGTTTGCCATTGGCTGCTCGGGTGTCCGGCGGGCTTCCGTTGCCTTTCGGGACCCGCTAACAACTACAGCTGCTCCTCCGACTGCCATTTCGATTTCTGCCATCATCACGGCGTCTGCACGCACCACCCCGGACAACTTCCCGTGTGTCG CTGCCTGGTGGGCGAGGACTTCTGGTTCATGGGCTCGCGCTGTGACGTCCGGATGACGCGGGCTCGTCTGGTGTGCACGTGCGCCTCCATCTTGGTTGTGGCCGTGGCCGTGATCGGCACGCTGGCCTTCGTGGCCGTCAGACGCTACCGAGCTGCTCTCATCCAAGCTAAAGTGGACCAGACCCGAAGCag CTACCGGCGCTTCAACCATTTCGACGAGCTGTCATCTCGCTTCTGGCCGCGCTCGGCGTCGGCGCCTTCCGTCGACTCGATGGACAATCCGGCGTTCACGCGCTCCGACGAGCTGCTGCACATGCGAGCTCTGGATCGGCCGTGCTGCTACCACGATGACACCTTGTCGCTCGCCTCCGCCTCCGCCTCCTCTGCCTGCACCAGCCGCGCCGCGCCCCTCAACACCATTTACCCAGACAG
- the LOC133151996 gene encoding proto-oncogene vav-like isoform X2, with product MELWRQCAKWLIGCRVLPETHRVTWEGAQVCDLAQALRDGVLLCQLLNNLLPLAINLREINLRPQMSQFLCLKNIRTFLGVCQNKFQLRKSELFEAFDLFDVRDFAKVLSTLSVLSHSPIATQRGFQPFPMGVDISDDDIYNGLSDHIDDTVDEADDLYDCVEDAEAEGDEIYEDLMRTVEQPAIKPGVDKRECCLQEIKQTEEKYSDTLESILLHFKKPLEKFLQAQDLESIFVNIQDLSSVHRELSDEIRSSVANGAKNLHRVFVNYKERLLLYGHYCSQVETATKHLDKLSGSREDLRMKLEVCSMRANSGKFSLRDLLMVPMQRVLKYPLLLQELVKHTSDPSDKENLRTALDAMRDLAQCVNEVKRDNEILKQITTFQLSIENMSQSLALFGRPKMDGELKICSTEKKSKQERYAFLFDKAMFVCKKKSGETFELREIIALQQYQVRDETGGEKDKKKWSYLFLLLDSNGKCGYDLYFKTRELKKKWLEQFEMAQSNMCPENAVANNHDFQMHNFEETACCKACSMLLRGIFFQGYRCSRCKTAAHKECLGRLPPCGRRSDHSTTARKNRSKGSAGIGLPKMEASQEYFGLPPPPVGFGCPLLLSKGDVVELMRAEVELSWWEGRNLNGGQTGWFPCGRVVPFSCRPTPDLSAFSWFAGNMDRPASKELLVSRSDGTYLVRQKDGGEFAISIKFNMDIKHIKITSCDGLFRINEKKAFKGLVEMIEFYQQTSLKECIKDVDTTLRTPYKQAEQSNDHKPRDAVKGGGGRTFGIARARYDFSARDRSELSLREGDTIRILSRKGQSGWWKGEVYGKVGFFPANYVDEDFSDYS from the exons ATGGAGTTGTGGCGCCAGTGTGCAAAATGGCTGATCGGGTGCCGCGTCTTGCCAGAGACGCACCGTGTCACGTGGGAGGGCGCCCAG gTGTGTGACCTCGCTCAGGCCCTGAGAGACGGCGTGCTGCTGTGCCAGCTTCTCAACAACCTGCTGCCTCTGGCCATCAACCTGAGAGAAATCAACCTGCGCCCGCAGATGTCCCAG TTCCTGTGCCTGAAGAACATTCGGACCTTCCTGGGTGTGTGTCAGAACAAGTTCCAGCTGAGGAAGAGCGAGCTGTTTGAGGCCTTTGACCTGTTCGACGTGCGCGACTTTGCCAAG GTGCTTAGCACTTTGTCCGTCTTGTCTCACTCACCCATTGCTACACAAAGAGGATTCCA ACCTTTCCCGATGGGAGTAGACATTTCCGATGACGACATCTACAACGGCCTGTCGGACCACATCGA CGACACGGTCGATGAAGCGGACGACTTGTACGACTGCGTGGAGGACGCCGAGGCGGAAGGGGATGAGATCTACGAAGACTTGATGAGGACGGTCGAACAGCCCGCGATC AAGCCCGGGGTGGACAAGCGAGAGTGCTGCCTCCAGGAGATCAAGCAGACGGAAGAAAAGTACTCGGATACTCTGGAATCGATTTTACTG CACTTCAAGAAGCCTCTGGAAAAATTCCTCCAGGCTCAGGACCTCGAGAGCATCTTTGTCAACATACAG GATTTGTCCAGCGTACATCGAGAACTTTCGGACGAGATCCGGAGTTCCGTCGCCAACGGGGCCAAGAACCTCCACCGGGTGTTTGTCAACTACAAGGAGAGGCTCCTGCTCTACGGCCACTACTGCAGTCAGGTGGAGACGGCCACCAAGCATCTGGACAAACTGTCTGGTAGCAGAGAGGACCTCAGGATGAAGCTGGAG GTGTGTTCCATGAGAGCAAACAGCGGCAAATTCTCCCTCAGGGATCTTCTTATGGTGCCCATGCAGAGGGTCCTCAAATACCCTCTGCTCTTGCAG GAGCTGGTCAAACACACCAGCGACCCGTCAGACAAGGAGAACCTGCGCACGGCTCTTGACGCCATGCGA GACCTGGCGCAATGTGTCAACGAGGTGAAGCGAGACAACGAGATCCTCAAGCAGATCACCACCTTCCAGTTGTCCATCGAGAACATG TCACAGTCGTTGGCCCTCTTTGGCCGCCCCAAAATGGACGGAGAGCTCAAAATCTGCAGCACAGAGAAGAAGTCCAAACAGGAAAg ATACGCGTTCCTCTTCGACAAGGCCATGTTTGTGTGCAAGAAGAAGAGCGGCGAGACGTTTGAGCTCAGGGAGATCATCGCGCTCCAGCAATACCAAGTGCGAGACGAGACGGGGGGCGAGAAGGACAAAAAGAAG TGGTCCTACCTGTTCCTCTTGCTGGACTCCAACGGGAAGTGCGGCTACGACTTGTACTTCAAAACACGAGAACTGAAGAAGAAATGGCTGGAGCAGTTTGAGATGGCTCA ATCCAACATGTGTCCCGAGAACGCCGTGGCAAACAACCACGATTTCCAGATGCACAACTTTGAGGAGACGGCGTGTTGCAAGGCCTGCTCCATGCTGCTGAG AGGGATCTTCTTCCAGGGCTACCGCTGCTCGCGCTGCAAAACGGCCGCCCATAAAGAGTGCTTGGGCAGATTGCCGCCTTGCGGGCGCCGCTCAG ACCATTCAACCACTGCGAGAAAA AATAGGTCCAAAGGGAGCGCCGGCATCG GATTGCCCAAGATGGAGGCGAGTCAGGAGTACTTCGGCCTGCCGCCGCCACCCGTCGGCTTTGGCTGCCCGCTGCTCCTCTCCAAGGGCGACGTGGTGGAGCTGATGCGGGCGGAGGTGGAGCTGTCGTGGTGGGAG GGCAGAAACTTGAACGGAGGTCAGACGGGCTGGTTCCCCTGCGGCAGAGTTGTGCCCTTCTCGTGT AGGCCCACACCGGACCTGTCTGCTTTCAGCTG GTTTGCGGGCAACATGGACCGGCCCGCCTCCAAGGAGCTTCTCGTGTCGCGCTCCGACGGAACCTACCTGGTCCGGCAGAAGGACGGCGGAGAGTTCGCCATCAGCATCAA GTTCAACATGGACATCAAACACATTAAAATCACCTCCTGTGACGGCCTGTTCCGCATCAACGAGAAGAAGGCCTTCAAGGGTTTGGTG GAGATGATCGAGTTCTACCAGCAGACCTCCCTGAAGGAGTGCATCAAGGACGTGGACACCACGCTGCGCACGCCCTACAAGCAAGCCGAGCAGAGTAATGACCACAAGCCCCGCGACGCCGTCAAAG GAGGGGGCGGGCGCACTTTCGGCATAGCGAGAGCCAGGTACGACTTCTCGGCCCGCGACCGCTCGGAGCTGTCGCTGCGCGAGGGAGACACCATCAGGATCCTGTCCAGGAAAGGCCAAAGCGGCTGGTGGAAAGGAGAAGTCTACGGCAAG GTGGGCTTCTTCCCCGCCAACTACGTGGACGAGGACTTCTCGGACTACAGTTGA